A DNA window from Setaria viridis chromosome 2, Setaria_viridis_v4.0, whole genome shotgun sequence contains the following coding sequences:
- the LOC117844066 gene encoding pentatricopeptide repeat-containing protein At3g29230: MEQELLRILRSLKSPRHLLQTHAQLLARGLAASPRLLPALVSAALSAAPSSSSPRQAAATAAAILRAAGAAASTVAHNTLIERLAGRGGGGGRGCFPEDALAAYTAMRSAGVAPNGFTFTFLLRACESLRRMPPCRCVHGQIVRCGFGPDVVVQNALLNLYYKCGDPGEVGAVRKVFDGMPERDVVSWNSIVGVHMASGDAAGAMDLFEAMPERNVVSWNTVVAGFTRVGDMVSARSVFDRMPIRDAISWNLMISGYATRGDVEAARSLFDEMDRKDVVSWTAMVSAYAKTGDIDSAKVLFDRMPVKNLVSWNAMITAYNHNSRYDEALRTFQQMMIEGGFMPDEATLVSVVSACAQLGSTEYCNWVSSYISKYNTHITVALGNALIDMFAKCGDVGRARSIFDNMKTRCIITWTTMISGFAYNGRFREALLIYNEMCRQGVELDDTVFIAALAACAHGGLLQEGWSIFKQMVEHYGIVPRMEHYGCIVDLLGRAGKLKEAVRFIESMPLKPGAVIWVTLLSSCIAHGDAELTDYVSTKIVEIEPFNSSYQVLVSNCSALEGKWGSVMDARKTMRDWGVKKTPGSSLIQVGSEVHEFLAKDTRHQKRNEIYEALDGLIAIIRHSEYTPWINYCSAL, from the coding sequence ATGGAGCAAGAGCTGCTGCGGATCCTGCGGAGCCTCAAGTCCCCGCGCCACCTGCTGCAGACCCACGCCCAGCTCCTCGCCCGCGGCCTCGCCGCGAGCCCGCGCCTCCTCCCGGCCCTCGTCtccgccgcgctctccgccgcTCCCTCTTCATCGTCCCCGCgccaagccgccgccaccgccgcggccatcctccgcgccgccggtgccgccgcctccaccgtcgCGCACAACACCCTCATCGAGCGCCtcgccgggcgcggcggcgggggcggccgtgGTTGCTTCCCGGAGGACGCGCTCGCGGCCTACACCGCCATGCGCTCTGCGGGGGTGGCCCCCAACGGGTTCACCTtcaccttcctcctccgcgCGTGCGAGTCCCTGAGGCGGATGCCTCCGTGCCGGTGCGTGCACGGCCAGATCGTGCGATGCGGGTTCGGGCCCGACGTGGTCGTCCAGAACGCGCTACTCAACCTGTACTACAAGTGTGGCGATCCGGGGGAGGTTGGGGCTGTTCGGAAAGTGTTCGATGGAATGCCTGAGAGAGACGTGGTTTCGTGGAACTCCATAGTTGGGGTGCACATGGCGAGCGGAGATGCTGCAGGGGCTATGGATCTGTTTGAGGCGATGCCAGAGAGGAATGTGGTATCATGGAACACGGTTGTTGCCGGGTTCACGAGAGTTGGGGACATGGTGTCAGCACGTTCCGTGTTTGACAGGATGCCAATCAGGGACGCCATTTCTTGGAACCTGATGATCTCGGGGTATGCAACAAGAGGTGATGTCGAGGCTGCACGGTCGCTTTTTGATGAGATGGATCGGAAGGATGTGGTTTCCTGGACGGCGATGGTGTCTGCTTATGCAAAGACCGGGGATATAGATTCAGCCAAAGTGTTGTTTGATCGTATGCCAGTTAAGAACTTGGTTTCCTGGAATGCGATGATAACAGCGTACAATCATAACTCAAGGTATGATGAGGCACTGCGCACATTTCAGCAGATGATGATTGAGGGAGGATTCATGCCTGATGAAGCTACATTAGTAAGTGTTGTCTCGGCCTGCGCTCAGCTGGGCAGTACTGAATATTGCAACTGGGTCAGTTCTTACATTAGTAAATACAACACTCATATAACTGTTGCACTAGGAAATGCTCTCATAGACATGTTTGCAAAATGTGGAGATGTAGGAAGAGCTCGGTCAATTTTTGACAACATGAAAACGAGATGCATCATTACATGGACAACAATGATTTCTGGTTTTGCTTACAATGGACGGTTTAGAGAAGCTCTGTTGATCTACAATGAAATGTGCAGACAAGGAGTCGAACTGGATGACACAGTATTTATTGCTGCACTTGCTGCTTGTGCTCATGGAGGTTTATTGCAAGAAGGTTGGAGCATCTTTAAGCAAATGGTTGAGCACTATGGGATTGTGCCAAGAATGGAGCACTATGGATGCATAGTGGATCTACTTGGTCGGGCCGGTAAGTTAAAAGAGGCAGTTCGATTTATTGAAAGTATGCCTCTTAAGCCTGGGGCTGTCATTTGGGTAACTTTGCTTAGTTCTTGCATTGCACATGGTGATGCAGAGTTGACAGATTATGTCAGTACAAAGATAGTTGAAATAGAACCATTTAATTCCAGTTATCAAGTGCTGGTTTCCAATTGTAGTGCCCTAGAGGGAAAGTGGGGCAGTGTGATGGATGCACGCAAAACAATGCGTGACTGGGGAGTTAAGAAAACACCTGGTAGTAGCTTGATCCAGGTAGGAAGTGAAGTCCATGAGTTTCTGGCTAAAGACACAAGGCACCAAAAAAGAAATGAGATATATGAAGCTCTGGATGGTTTGATAGCCATCATCCGACATTCAGAGTACACACCTTGGATAAATTATTGCAGTGCACTCTAG
- the LOC117842200 gene encoding F-box/kelch-repeat protein At3g23880, with protein MASPGPSSPLASRSMRQRTPAASNPGALPPDVLFDVLLRLPAKELCRLRAVCRSWRSLTVDPLFTGAHAARHPGPSLLAKFRDDEASIHVVDLSGTVVKRIAGPDGHELLCTRLDLACVATKGNSCRVLNPATGAAYALPESPALEHANCENLRDPYTFFASGRVASTGECKVLRVFNRTEFDAFDQQQLFEVFTINGGASNARWRARESHYPFVEANNAAVAGGVVYFLTDCAYDLMLFFGVNTGIHPDCIASFDLVTEEWRRDIQGPISSSLSMDNADATEEYRSIWHKITLTELKGSLVLAYHRRNLSLDLWFLSDFENGLWLKEYSIQTESAIPADEYFVKPLLVSDGGRLVILLASTGILLIYDPRTNTFAEVEMRRLDAVGIYTGNLLSLQCGDMV; from the coding sequence ATGGCGTCGCCGGGGCCGTCCTCCCCTCTGGCCAGCCGATCCATGCGCCAAAgaacccccgccgcctccaacCCCGGCGCGCTGCCCCCGGACGTGCTGTTCGACGTCCTGCTGCGGCTCCCGGCGAAGGAGCtctgccgcctccgcgccgtctGCCGCTCCTGGCGCTCCCTCACCGTCGACCCGCTCTTCACCGGCGCGCACGCGGCGCGGCATCCGGGCCCTTCGCTCCTGGCCAAGTTCCGGGACGACGAAGCGAGCATCCACGTTGTGGATCTGTCCGGCACCGTGGTCAAGCGGATCGCCGGCCCAGACGGGCACGAGCTGCTCTGCACGCGCCTCGACCTGGCCTGCGTGGCTACGAAGGGTAACAGCTGCCGCGTGCTCAATCCGGCGACGGGAGCTGCTTATGCTTTGCCCGAGAGCCCCGCGCTGGAGCATGCGAACTGTGAGAACCTGCGCGACCCGTACACCTTCTTCGCGTCCGGGCGGGTCGCGTCGACGGGAGAGTGCAAAGTGCTCCGTGTGTTCAACCGCACCGAGTTCGATGCATTTGATCAGCAGCAGCTCTTTGAGGTGTTTACGATCAACGGTGGTGCCAGCAATGCACGGTGGAGGGCAAGGGAGAGCCATTATCCCTTTGTCGAAGCGAACAATGCCGCTGTTGCTGGTGGGGTGGTGTACTTCTTGACAGACTGTGCCTATGATCTTATGCTGTTTTTCGGTGTGAACACTGGCATTCACCCGGACTGTATTGCTTCGTTTGACCTTGTGACAGAGGAATGGAGGAGAGATATCCAAGGGCCAATAAGCAGCAGCCTTTCAATGGACAATGCTGATGCTACAGAGGAGTACCGCTCTATTTGGCATAAAATTACTTTAACTGAGCTGAAAGGCTCTCTTGTTCTAGCTTACCACCGTCGCAACCTGTCCTTGGATCTCTGGTTTCTGTCAGACTTTGAGAATGGTCTCTGGTTGAAAGAGTACAGCATCCAAACTGAATCTGCTATCCCTGCTGATGAGTACTTTGTAAAACCATTGTTGGTGTCGGATGGTGGGAGGTTGGTCATCCTTCTAGCATCGACAGGGATTCTGCttatttatgatccaagaacCAACACATTTGCAGAGGTTGAGATGAGGCGTCTTGATGCAGTTGGTATATACACAGGAAATCTGTTGAGTTTACAATGTGGTGACATGGTGTAG
- the LOC117842425 gene encoding uncharacterized protein: MSPPTTRAMRARAAASSDRIPPDVLFDVLLCLPARDLCRLRAVCRSWCDLTAGDPLFVTAHAAHHPGPLFLAKFRDDKASIYVVDLSGSVVKRIPGAGGGPSHRLLCTRLNLACVATDWNRCSVLNPATGAVQVLPEILAEEHINRVNLSNPYTFFALGRVAATGEHKVLRMFNRLGFYNGGQQLFEVCTVNGGDGDARWRGRQGPGLFIDECSGTVIDGVVYFLTNKVYDGARCGIRPDYIVSFDLGKEEWRRDLRGPISSNVEHAKVVLYLRRDLSLADLKGSLVLADQRDQPFTMDIWFLSNFQNGLWVKEYHIRTESIISRLGGEYHLKPLLVLDDGRLVLYLASKGLLFICDPGTNTFAQVDKRCLDSVAVYTGNLLSLGEGDMV; the protein is encoded by the coding sequence ATGTCCCCGCCGACCACCCGGGCCATGcgagcccgcgccgccgccagctccgaCAGGATCCCCCCGGACGTGCTCTTCGACGTCCTGCTGTGCCTCCCGGCGAGGGATCtctgccgcctccgcgccgtctgccgctcctggtgcgacctcaccgccggcgaccCGCTCTTCGTCACGGCGCACGCGGCGCACCATCCGGGGCCCCTCTTCCTGGCAAAGTTTCGGGACGACAAGGCGAGCATCTACGTCGTCGATCTGTCCGGCAGCGTGGTGAAGCGGATCCCCGGCGCTGGTGGCGGCCCTTCCCACCGGCTCCTCTGCACGCGCCTGAACCTTGCCTGTGTGGCTACTGACTGGAACAGATGCAGTGTACTGAATCCGGCTACTGGAGCTGTTCAGGTCCTGCCTGAGATCCTGGCAGAGGAGCACATCAATCGTGTGAATTTGAGTAATCCTTACACATTCTTTGCGCTCGGGCGCGTCGCCGCCACAGGAGAGCACAAGGTGCTCCGGATGTTCAACCGGCTTGGTTTTTACAACGGTGGCCAGCAGCTCTTTGAGGTGTGTACGGTCAatggtggtgatggtgatgcaaggtGGAGAGGCCGGCAAGGCCCTGGTCTCTTTATTGACGAGTGCAGTGGTACTGTCATTGATGGGGTCGTGTATTTCTTGACCAACAAAGTTTATGATGGTGCCCGTTGTGGGATTCGACCGGACTATATCGTTTCTTTCGACCTGGGaaaggaggagtggaggagagaTCTCCGAGGACCGATAAGTAGCAATGTTGAACATGCCAAGGTGGTACTCTACTTGAGGCGTGATCTTTCTTTGGCTGACCTGAAAGGCTCGCTAGTTCTTGCAGACCAGCGAGACCAACCTTTTACCATGGACATATGGTTTCTATCGAACTTTCAGAATGGGCTTTGGGTGAAAGAGTACCACATCCGGACTGAATCGATAATCTCAAGGTTGGGAGGTGAGTACCATCTAAAACCATTGTTGGTGTTGGATGATGGGAGGTTGGTCCTTTATCTAGCAAGTAAAGGACTGTTGTTCATATGTGACCCAGGAACAAACACTTTTGCACAAGTGGATAAGAGATGCCTTGATTCAGTTGCTGTGTATACAGGAAATCTCTTGAGTTTAGGGGAGGGTGACATGGTGTAG
- the LOC140221811 gene encoding F-box protein At3g07870-like, with the protein MRERAAASADGIPTDALFDALLQLPVKGLCRIRAVCRPWRGLISDPVFIAAHGARHPGPLFLAKFQDDKTSIYVVDLSGGVVKRIAGAGSGPYHQLLCTRLDLACVATDWNRCSVVNPATGAVHVLPETSAPEHWNRVNQSNPYTLFALGRVAATGEHKVLRMFNRLGYRNGGQQVFEVFTVSSGGDGHARRWRGHQGPGLFIDECNGTVVNGVVYFLTYSDYDGSHHGIRPDYILSFDLGVEEWRRDLRGPISSNAGDDEVLIFNRRQLALAELNDYLVLAYHNQQPRTVDLWFLVDFGSGLWMKQYHMLTYMLKPSGLN; encoded by the coding sequence ATgcgcgagcgcgccgccgcgagcGCCGACGGGATCCCGACGGACGCGCTGTTCGACGCACTGCTGCAGCTCCCGGTGAAGGGCCTCTGCCGGATCCGCGCCGTCTGCCGCCCATGGCGCGGCCTCATCTCCGATCCGGTCTTCATCGCGGCGCACGGGGCGCGGCACCCGGGCCCCCTCTTCCTGGCCAAGTTCCAGGACGACAAGACGAGCATCTACGTCGTCGATCTGTCCGGCGGCGTGGTCAAGCGGATCGCCGGCGCAGGTTCTGGCCCTTATCACCAGCTTCTCTGCACGCGCCTGGATCTTGCCTGCGTGGCTACCGACTGGAACAGGTGCAGTGTTGTCAATCCGGCAACTGGAGCTGTGCACGTCCTTCCTGAGACCTCGGCACCGGAGCATTGGAATCGAGTCAACCAGAGCAATCCCTACACCTTATTTGCCCTCGGGCGCGTCGCCGCCACGGGTGAGCACAAGGTGCTCCGGATGTTCAACCGGCTTGGTTACCGCAACGGCGGGCAGCAGGTCTTTGAGGTGTTTACTGTCAGTAGTGGTGGTGATGGCCATGCACGGCGGTGGAGAGGACATCAGGGACCTGGTCTGTTTATTGACGAGTGCAATGGCACTGTAGTCAATGGGGTGGTGTATTTCTTGACGTACAGCGATTATGATGGTTCCCATCATGGGATTCGACCGGATTATATCCTGTCGTTCGACCTTGGAGtagaggagtggaggagagaTCTCCGAGGACCGATAAGCAGCAATGCTGGAGATGATGAGGTGCTGATTTTCAACCGGCGTCAGCTTGCTTTGGCTGAGCTGAACGACTATCTAGTTCTTGCATACCACAATCAGCAACCGCGTACCGTGGACCTATGGTTCCTAGTAGACTTTGGGAGTGGGCTCTGGATGAAACAGTACCACATGTTAACGTACATGTTAAAGCCTAGTGGCCTCAATTAA